TTCTACATCACCCCTTCCCCTTGACTACTCGCTGTGGTACTTGAAGGAAATGTTGAGCCTGACCCTGTACTGGCTCACCTTTCCGTTCTCCAGCGTGACATCCTGCTTGATGACCTCGGCGACACGCAGGTCC
Above is a genomic segment from Syntrophorhabdus sp. containing:
- a CDS encoding dodecin domain-containing protein, giving the protein MAGSVYKIIEIVGTSEKSWEDAAKNALETAGKSLEDLRVAEVIKQDVTLENGKVSQYRVRLNISFKYHSE